A genomic window from Populus nigra chromosome 7, ddPopNigr1.1, whole genome shotgun sequence includes:
- the LOC133699526 gene encoding leucine-rich repeat receptor-like serine/threonine-protein kinase BAM1 — protein MVPFIVLTLFSLLSTTCHSSLVDDFRVLVSLKRGFEFPEPVLNTWNLSNPSSVCSWVGIHCSRGRVSSLDLTDFNLYGSVSPQISKLDQLTSLSLAGNNFSGAIELAGMSNLRFLNISNNQFNGGLDWNYTSIADLEVFDAFDNNFTAFLPLGILNLKKLRHLELGGNYFYGKIPTSYGELAGLEYLSLMGNNLQGKIPGELGNLTNLREIYLANYNVFEGEIPVELSNLVNLVHMDLSSCGLDGPIPNELGNLKLLNTLYLHINFLSGSIPKELGNLTNLVNLDLSYNALTGEIPFEFINLKQLNLLNLFLNRLHGSIPDYVADLPNLETLQLWKNNFTGEIPPNLGRNGKLQLLDLSSNKLTGTVPQDLCSSNQLRILILFKNFLFGPIPEGLGACYSLTKVRLGQNYLNGSIPIGFIYLPELILAEFQSNYLSGTLSENGNSSLKPVKLGQLDLSNNLFSGPLPSSLSNFSSLQTLLLSGNKFSGPIPPMIGELLQVLKLDLSRNSFSGPVPPEIGNCFHLTFLDMSQNNLSGPIPSDMSNIRNLNYLNLSRNHLNQTIPKSLGSLKSLTVADFSFNDFAGKLPESGQFSLFNASSFAGNPLLCGPLLNNPCNFTTVTNTPGKAPSNFKLIFALGLLICSLIFATAALIKAKTFKKSSSDSWKLTTFQKLEFTVTDIIECVKDGNVIGRGGAGIVYHGKMPNGVEIAVKKLLGFGNNSHDHGFRAEIQTLGNIRHRNIVRLLAFCSNKDTNLLVYEYMRNGSLGEALHGKKGALFLGWNLRYKIAIEAAKGLCYLHHDCSPLIVHRDVKSNNILLNSSFEAHVADFGLAKFLVDGGASQCMSAIAGSYGYIAPEYAYTLKVDEKSDVYSFGVVLLELLTGRRPVGDFGDGVDIVQWSKRATNSRKEDAMHIVDPRLTMVPKDEAMHLFFIAMLCSQENSIERPTMREVVQMLSEFPRHTSPDCYLSSSSSILPQQMKKSGTEKKEIVNGLKYKQDLLV, from the exons ATGGTCCCCTTCATTGTTCTGACCCTGTTCTCTCTTCTAAGCACCACTTGTCATTCTTCTTTGGTTGACGATTTTCGTGTCTTGGTCTCACTTAAACGAGGATTTGAATTCCCTGAACCTGTATTGAACACGTGGAATTTGTCGAATCCGAGCTCAGTTTGTTCTTGGGTTGGAATTCATTGCTCTCGCGGTCGAGTTTCTTCGTTGGACCTGACGGATTTTAATCTGTATGGCTCTGTCTCACCTCAAATCTCAAAGCTTGATCAACTCACCAGCTTATCTCTCGCAGGAAACAACTTTAGCGGTGCCATTGAGTTGGCCGGCATGAGTAATCTTCGGTTTCTTAACATCTCAAACAACCAATTCAATGGTGGTTTGGATTGGAACTACACGAGTATTGCAGACTTGGAAGTGTTTGATGCTTTCGACAACAACTTCACTGCTTTCCTTCCTCTTGGGATTTTGAACTTGAAGAAACTCAGGCACTTGGAGCTTGGTGGAAACTATTTCTATGGCAAAATACCAACAAGCTATGGAGAACTAGCGGGGTTGGAGTATCTTTCGTTGATGGGAAATAATCTTCAAGGAAAAATCCCAGGTGAGCTAGGCAATCTTACTAACTTGAGAGAGATTTACTTGGCGAACTATAATGTTTTTGAAGGTGAGATCCCGGTGGAGCTGAGCAATTTGGTGAATCTAGTTCACATGGATCTTTCAAGCTGTGGATTGGATGGTCCGATTCCTAACGAGCTTGGAAACTTGAAGCTGCTTAACACTCTCTATTTGCATATCAATTTCCTTTCAGGCTCCATCCCAAAGGAGTTGGGAAACTTGACAAACTTGGTGAATCTTGACCTCTCGTACAATGCACTCACTGGCGAAATCCCATTTGAGTTCATCAATCTCAAGCAACTCAACCTCCTAAATCTCTTCTTGAATAGACTGCATGGCTCAATTCCAGACTACGTTGCAGACTTGCCCAATTTGGAAACATTGCAACTGTGGAAGAACAACTTCACCGGCGAGATTCCCCCCAACCTCGGCAGAAATGGGAAGCTCCAGCTTCTTGATTTGTCCTCCAATAAGCTCACCGGTACAGTCCCGCAAGACCTGTGCTCATCCAATCAGTTGAGGATACTGATTCTCTTCAAGAATTTCCTCTTTGGGCCAATCCCAGAAGGCTTGGGAGCATGTTATAGTCTTACCAAAGTGAGGTTGGGTCAGAACTACTTGAATGGCAGCATTCCGATCGGATTTATTTACTTGCCTGAGCTGATCTTAGCAGAGTTTCAAAGCAACTACCTATCTGGGACATTATCAGAAAATGGTAATAGCTCCTTGAAACCTGTTAAATTAGGGCAACTTGATTTGTCAAACAATCTCTTTTCAGGTCCATTGCCATCTTCACTTTCAAATTTCTCTTCCCTCCAAACTCTTCTACTCAGTGGAAACAAATTCTCAGGCCCAATCCCACCAATGATAGGAGAACTCCTTCAAGTACTGAAGCTTGATCTTAGTAGAAACTCCTTCTCCGGCCCGGTTCCACCTGAAATAGGCAACTGTTTCCACCTTACATTTCTTGACATGAGCCAGAACAACCTCTCCGGTCCAATCCCATCAGATATGTCCAACATTCGTAACTTGAACTACTTGAACTTATCAAGAAATCACTTGAACCAGACCATACCAAAATCCCTTGGTTCCTTGAAAAGCCTCACTGTTGCTGATTTCTCTTTCAACGATTTCGCTGGAAAGCTCCCAGAATCTGGCCAATTCTCATTATTCAATGCCTCTTCTTTTGCTGGTAATCCTCTACTTTGCGGTCCTCTCCTTAACAACCCTTGCAATTTCACCACCGTCACCAACACACCAGGAAAAGCCCCCAGCAATTTCAAGCTAATCTTTGCTTTAGGCCTGCTGATATGCTCTCTGATATTTGCAACTGCTGCCTTAATCAAGGCCAAGACATTCAAGAAAAGCAGTTCCGATTCCTGGAAGTTGACAACCTTCCAAAAGCTTGAATTCACAGTGACAGACATAATTGAATGTGTGAAAGATGGCAATGTAATTGGAAGAGGAGGAGCTGGGATTGTTTACCATGGGAAAATGCCGAATGGGGTCGAAATTGCAGTAAAAAAACTACTTGGTTTTGGCAACAACAGCCACGACCACGGTTTTAGAGCAGAAATTCAAACACTTGGCAACATTAGACATCGAAACATTGTTAGATTGCTGGCATTCTGTTCCAACAAGGACACCAACTTGCTTGTTTACGAGTACATGAGAAATGGGAGCTTAGGAGAGGCACTGCATGGTAAAAAAGGTGCATTGTTCTTGGGATGGAACTTGAGGTACAAAATCGCCATTGAAGCTGCTAAAGGCCTATGCTACCTTCACCATGATTGTTCTCCGTTGATTGTTCATCGAGACGTAAAGTCAAACAACATCCTCTTGAATTCCAGCTTCGAAGCTCATGTAGCTGATTTCGGACTAGCGAAATTCTTGGTCGATGGTGGTGCATCCCAGTGTATGTCGGCAATTGCAGGCTCTTATGGTTACATAGCACCTG AATATGCATACACATTGAAGGTCGATGAGAAGAGCGACGTGTACAGTTTTGGAGTAGTTCTACTAGAACTTCTCACGGGGAGGAGGCCGGTGGGAGACTTCGGCGATGGAGTTGACATTGTACAATGGAGCAAAAGAGCAACAAACAGTCGCAAAGAAGATGCCATGCACATAGTTGATCCAAGGCTAACAATGGTGCCAAAAGACGAAGCc